CAGAAGTGCATAGTCCAAATCTTCAGCATTTTCCTGTGCAATAACTTCCGCACAAGTACGAGAGATCACGTCCTCTGTTTTGCTGCTCTGAAAGTTAAAAAGAAAAACCGTTTCTTTGCAGGGAGCAAACCTTAGACAGTGCGCGGCCGTGAGAACAACATCGTCTTTGATTAAAACACCCGAGCAGTGAGCCACGGCGGGCTGATCTGTCCACGAAAGAGGATGACGTCCGTACAATTCTGACACGGTCGCCACCGAATTCCCCACGAGATACTCTGTTGCCACGCTTTGGCTGGTGAGCGCCACACTCACACTGGCATTCGGGGTTTCGAGATCCACTTCGACTAGGGAATCAGTCCCATAAATCACGGCACTTTGAGACGGCGTTTTCTCAATAATGCCTGTTGCGGGATCCAACCCGCAACCTAGCATCTGAAATAAGAGCAGTCCTAAAAGAGCGTGAAGCTTATGCATTAATGGCCTTTCGAGAAATCCATCTCGTCCGCATGGGCTTCAGGCAGGTGTCCTTGCACCCAACGCTCTTCGAGATTTTCTGCAAGCACGGCTTCATTCTCACTTCCAATAGCGAAGATCTTGTACGTCGCTGTCGCCACTTCTTTTCCATGGCGGTCCGAAATCGCCATTCTGACAAGAGCGTCTTTGTCCCCTTGAGCGGCTTTGCGAACGTCGTCAAGTTGCACAACAAGGCTTTCAGAAACGGACACGCCATTCACCGTCGCTTTTGGCTTAAGTCCCGTGCGCTCGGCATCAACACCCGTCAATACAAATTTCATAGCTTGGGCATCCGCAGTCATATCAATCTGCAGGTCCCAGTGATGCGCGATCGCTGCGGATTTAGGACGAGACATTTTAACAAAGGCGCCATTTTTATATGCTTCCAACTGCGCGGGCGATTTCGTCTCGACGAAATTCATGAGTTCGGCGTAAGTACCGCACTTCACTTCGGGCTTTGCGCAAACTTCTTTTGCAAACTCATAAAACACTTCGTAATAAGCGCCGCTCATCCATTGTGAAAAGTGATGGCCAATGTGCACGGGTGCTCTGTTGCCGTAATAGTTTTTCTCGAAGTATGAGCGGTACAATGTCATCATATTCTTTTTCACCTTCGCTTTTTGCGCAGGTGAAACCATATTCAAGCAGGCTCTGTTTTTATTTGCTTTCACTTCCTGGTTCTTCTTGGCATCAAATACCGTCAGAGCCATGGTTTGCGGCTCTTCAGAAAGCACACGCGCGGAATCGCGCACACAAAAGTTATAATCCATTGAAATCCAGCGGCGAGCTCCGCCTGGTTCTTGAATTTCTGCCAATGGGAAATTCCAAGTGCCATACTCATTTCGCTGAGGCCAGTAAGTTTCACGATTTACTTTCGACGTATCATAGGAAATACCGAACTTGGGAAGATTTGACCAAAGCCCTTCACTCACACCCAATACAGGAGCGCGGAATCCTTTGATGTCCTCTTTGCCAAAGAGCCACTTTCGGGATTTCATTTTTACGGAACGCAGATCATTGAGTCGGAAAACGTTTTCAACGATATTATAAAACTGTTCAAACTCGCTGCGCCAGTCAGCCTCACTCCAAGCCAGATTCCATTTCCAAAGAATACCGCCACTGCCGTCGCGCTGGCATTTTCTTGTCGCCGGATCGATATGACATTCTTTATAGCCGCCATCGAAGTGCCCCACGGCATGGGAGCCGATCTCGTGCCCTTCACGGTAAGCATCGTTCATATGGTCGATGCGAATCCCGATATCTTGATTGTCATCACCCCACCCGATCGCAGAACCACGATTGCGAACCGTAACGACCTCGCCTTTGCGGGTTTCTAAACGATATCCAGGAGGTTGATAATTGGAAGAAGTTTCCGGCGTTAAAAGATAGACGGGATTTATAAAGTAAGTAAAACGCGTGTCGACGCCTTTTTGCTTCAGCTGTTTTGTAAAATCACGGGAGTATTGCCAGACTTCATTGTTATAAGAACCGTCAAACGCAAAAAGAACAAACTGAGGCGGTCTTTGCACGGTTTTATTTTGCGCCCAAGAAAACTCCTGCGCAAAAATCATCGAAGCGATAAAACCTTTCAGCAACCAGCCTTTTTTCATGCGTCCTCCCTATCCGTTCTGTAATGGATAGCAAGGAGCATACCTCTATTACGCCTTCTTAATGAAAGCTTGCATGTCTATTTCTTAATCAAGAGACGATTAAAGGTGCTGTCTAAAAATGAGACAGCACCTTTAATCGGACTACTTCTTGACCGACTCAATGGAAACGGCCATCGCTTCTGTATAGGTCGCTTCGATCTGATCACCGACTTTGATGTTCTTCATTACGTCAGGCTGGGGTATTTGCAGCACGACGATTTTTTGCGGGCCTTGCACAGTGACCTGCTGATTTTTCTGATCGACTTTGATGACATTGCCGCGGGCTTTGACCGTTTGTGAAGCTACGCCCGCAGGTTTTTCGCCTTTCTTAGCACGATCCATTTCCGATTCTTCCGTGCGCATAAGAGGTTCGCCGCCGCCTTTTTTGAGTTCAAGCGCCAGAGACTCCATATAGCTCACGCGCAGAAGATCGCCTTTTTTGATTTTATCAAAATTCTGAATTTCGTCCCCGGCGGTGACGGTCATCTCTTCGCCGCTTGCGGGTTTGAGTTTTAATTGTCGCTTCTTTTTATCGACAGACACGACTTTAGCTTCGACTTCCACCGCGTCGAAAGCCTCCATGGATTTTCCATCCGAGCTTGTTCCTACAACTCCGCTCGGAGGAGACACCACAGTGTCTTGCGCTTGAACTGCGGAAACGCCCAGCAAAGAAACGACCGAGGAAAACAACACGGCATATTTCATATCGAGTCCTTTTTAAGAGTAGTTGATAAAAATCTTCTCTTACTGCAACAAACCTAGTTTAGGAGGTCAATGAGTCTGAGTTGAGATTGCGTCGCTACAAATTTCTTATACCAAAATGAGGACTTAGATAGAGCTACCTTCAACAAATCCCTCTATTCCAACACGGAATCTCTCCCCCTTTTAGCAAAGAGTTCGTTTCGGCTTTTAGGTTTCGATCTCTTCCGTTACCGTGACTCCTCAACAACCTACATCCAATGGAGGAAAAATGCTTAAGTTCATTGCGCTCGCACTGACTGTATGGACTGTCGCCGGAGCAGCTACAAGCTGGGCCGAGACTGAAACGGAAAACACTCAGCCTTTCGTCGTCGCAGGTCCGCCGGCCACACTCACACCTCTGCATGACGATCCCACGACACCCGGATGGTCACCATGGCTCAACATTGGTGGCATCGGAACTTCCGATCCCGCGGCCTGCTCGCGCGACGGTTATAAAACCGATGTCTTCGTGAGAGGCACGGACAATGCTCTTTGGTATCGACACTGGAATGGTTTTTCGTGGTCTGCGTGGGTTTCATTGGGTGGCGTGCTGACGTCTTCTCCGGGAGTTGCGTGCTGGGGTCCGAACCGCATCGACGTCTTTGTGCGTGGAACTGACAATGCTCTCTGGCAAAGAACTTTCCGCCGTAGCTGGCAACCGTGGGTTTCTTTGGGCGGAACTCTTGCTTCCGGTCCCGGAGTTTCTTCATGGGCGCACGGACGCCTTGATGTGTTCGTCAGAGGCACCGACAATGCTCTATGGCACAAGTGGTTCACACGTGGCTCATGGTCCGGCTGGGAATCTTTGGGAGGCACTTTCAAGGATGATCCTGCGGCTGTGTCTTGGGGTAACAATCGCATCGACGTTTTTGTTCGAGGCGGTGACAATGCTCTTTGGCACAAATGGTGGAATGGCTCGTGGTCAGGATGGGAGTCTTTGGGTGGTATTCTGACTTCATCTCCTGACGCCGCTTCGTGGTCTAATGGCCGACTGGATGTTTTCGGTCGCGGCACTGACAATGCTCTTTGGCATAAATGGTTCCAGGGCTCATGGTCCGCTTGGGAATCTTTAGGCGGCACCTTGACGTCGGGACCTGGCGCGACTTCTTCGGCTCCAGGTCGATTGATGGTCTTTGTTCTTGGAACAGACTTCCGCGTTTATTTCCGCGCGTATCGTAACTAACGCGAGTTCAATAAAAAAGGCCGCCTTGCCGTGGCCTTTTTTATGCTGGTGCACTGAGGAGCTCTTTCACGCGAAGACGTAATTCTTGATAAATGGAAGAATCGCCGACCATTTCAATATTCACTTCATAATCGACCGGAACACAGAGAAGTTCTTTGACGGGTTCACTCATTCCCACGATGTTTTTACGGCGCAGAGGCTCTTTAAAAACACTTTCAAGAGCTTTTGCCTGATCGCTGGTATAGAGAATCAAAGCGCGGAAGTCTTGAGCTGCTGGAGAAGGAGGATTCTGTAAAGCCTGAAGGATCGCCGTGAACTGCAGGGCCTCTAACGTTTGTTCCGCGACCGCAATTCCCGAGCGCAGAGCTAGAACATGATCGTCGGAAGTAATACAGTGAACCCAAGCACCCGCTTTGGATTCTGAATCAAGCTCAGCATAGAAGTAGATCTTGAAAACCGTCACTCAACCGATTGTAAACACCCCCATGTCTACAATCAAGTTTTAGTTTGTAGCCGGATAAATATTTTTCTTAGAGCACCGCTAACACTCTTAAAAAACTATGACGCGCCTTAGAGTCCAGCTTCATCGCATTCTCGTGAATTTTTATGGCAGCCCAACACGTCTCCTCGTCATCTTTGATCAAATAATTGTGCAAAATTTCAGCAAGTTTGAATTGCTCTTCCGGGCCATTCACGCTGACAACCTGAAGCAAGCCTTCTTGAAATTCTTTTTGAATGTTTTGGTTGTCGAGGGGCTCGGCGCGCTGGATGGATTGTTTTGCCGCGGTCAGAGAAAGAGCGATCCACGTTCTGGCGCTCTTTTCGCCGATTTGGGCAAAAGCTTGCGTGATATCTTTTTGTGATGTGCCTCCGCGAATGTAGGACACGCAAAGTTCCGGCGAACTCTTGGCCATAGCGATGCGAATCTGATTCCAGGTATCGAGTTCTTGAGGAGACAGCCAATACAAACCATTGTGCGCACTTCGCGAAACAAAGGCGGCCACCTCAGACGCCGGCATGCGCGACAGCTTTGCTTTCACCACTGGATCTGCGAAAAATTCTTTTTCCAGTTGCACCGCTATTTGGTCCAGGCTGTTTTTTTTAGCCGACGTCACATAAAAAAGACCCATCACCAGGGCGCCTAAAGTCACTCCTAAGGCGGCTTTCGCTATATTCTCTTTAGCACTCATACACACCTCTTAGATAAGACTAGGGAAGCTCGTTAAAGAGTTAAAGCTTTTTAAGTTTTATAAATTAAAAATGACGAGAGTCGGTCCGGCTTATGATATCTGACACAGTGGCCGCGCTGCTAAAACTTGTTATAATATTCTTGGAGGCTTTTATGGATAAAAGCAAAATTCCAAAATCCACTGTCAACGAAAGCAAACGTTTTGATTTCGGCGGACGCGCTTCTGAAAGAAAAGCGCGGGCTTCAGGTTATACAAACAAAGAAGGCAAGGCTGTCGATCTGGCGAAAAAAGATGTTCCTGGTACTCCGACGGGAGCACTGACGGATATTGGAGCTGGCCGCTCTTCCGCCGTGCGCCCTTCAGAAAAAAAGAACCGACATTAAAGAAGCTCTTGCGGAACCTGACTGATAATGGCGCCGACAAAGAGGGGGCGCCATTGCTGTTCGCGCAGCCCGAGCATAATATCAAAACGGTCGCCGACACGCAGACGTTGGCAAATCTCTTTATTGAGAGCCAACACTCCCAAGCTTTCGCCGCTATCCCGCGCCAGCGTCACGGTCTGCCCGGAAACTTTTGTTACAAGCACCATCCCCCGATACATTCGTTCGTATTTCTTTTCCGCCGAAGCCGGCTTGCGCAAACTCAATTCCTCTTTTTCTATTAACGAAAAAAGCTGGAGCAAAATATCTTTGCGGAAGTTTTCTTTTTTAAAAAAATCGTTCATTTGCAGGGAATTATTTTCTGAACACTGAAACATGGGGCACTCCTTTTTTTTAAAAAAATCAGAAGTGCAATAAGAGGTCTCAAACTTATGGAAAATGAAGGCGCTCAGAAATCTTAAGAATCCGAATCACGAATAAAACAGTTTTGCCATTCGGGATGTTTAAAAAGTTTTCGCAACGCCTGAGCCAGCTTTGTTTTACCGGGCTCTGTGTGCGGCCAGCTCGACGCCCCACTCGGATGCGGAAGGGCAATCACTTCCACGTCCTCACCGTGGAATCGCGCTTTCAGCGGTTTCCCGACGACGTCATTCAGTGTGCTCTTCTTAGAAAAGACTTCGGGACCTAAGACTTCAGAAATAGCCAGACGACCCACGGCTATGACCAGTTTCGGTTTCAAAATACCTATCTCTTTTTGCAGATGGCGCCGACATTGCGCAATCTCTGCGGCTGACGGTTCACGATCGCCATGTCCGCTGGGTGATTTGCCGGGAAAACACCGTGCGACAGCGCCAATGTAGACGCGCTCTCGCACGTCTTCTTCGGTAACGCCTCCCTGAGCCAACCACTTGAACAAAGTCTTTCCCGCAGTGTAAGCCCACGGTTTTGCAAAACGCGCTTCATGAGGACCGGGTGCTTGACCAATAAGAAATACCGCCGAGTCCACGGGCGCGCCATGCACAGGGCTTCCGCACATCTGCGGGCAAGAGCGGCACTCTCGAATCTGTTTTTGAATACTCGCAAGCTTTCTTACTTTCGACATTTTTCTACTATAAGATATTTTTGTGTTTTGAAAAACCCTGGACGGAAAGACAGTTCCCATTCATGCATTCGCACATCCCGTCTTTAAGATATTAGCCCTTGCTGCGAGCTTTTCCTAAGATAACGACTCCACTCATATTTGGAGGAAAGATGGCACAACTCTCAGAGAAAAAAGTCGCAATACTCGCCACCGACGGTTTTGAAAAAGCGGAGCTTTTGGATCCGAAAAAAGCTCTTGAACAAGCAGGCGCTGAAGTGACCGTGATTTCGTTAAAGTCGGGGCAAATTAAATCTTGGTCGGAAGGCAACTGGAGTGATCCTATTCAGGTGGATCTCACGTTGGATAAAGCTCGCCCGGAAAATTTCGATGCACTGATGTTACCAGGAGGCGTGATCAACCCGGATAAACTTCGTATGGAGCCCAAGGCCGTCGAATTTGTTCGTTCTTTTGTGGATTCAGGAAAACCCATCGCCGCTATCTGCCATGGGCCGCAAACTCTTATTAATGCCGAAGGCGTGGAAGGTCGACGCATGACATCTTGGCCGTCGCTGCGTGCAGATCTTGAAAACGCCGGCGCCGAGTGGGTGGATGAAGAAGTCGTCACCGATCAAGGCCTGGTCACAAGCCGAAAGCCCGCAGACATCCCCGCCTTTAATCGCAAAATGATTGAAGAGTTCGCCGAAGGACGTCATCAAACTCCGCAAAGCAAAGCGGCGCGCGCTGAACAACGACCTCGTCACTAGAAAAAAAGCCCGCACTAGCGGGCTTTTCTTATTTCCTTCTAGAGAAATGAATTTGACAAAGATATGATTTCAGAAAAGATTTTATCGATCTTTTCGAGGAGGATATCTTTGGCGTTTCGATGGTTAGGAAAATCAGCAGATGGTAAAACCGTCACCCTTCATAAACTTGAAGGCTGCCCCGTGACTCCCCCAACTTATTCCGTTCCCGCTTGGATCGAAATGAACGCAGACATCGTGCGCACGGGAATCGTTTTGGACGTGGAAACGACAGGCCTGAATCAAGCCGAAGATGCCATCATCGAAATCGGTATCAGACAGTTTCTTTTCAATCGCAACACCGGCGAAATTCTGGGCTTAGGAAAATCTTACTCGAGTTTTCAAGATCCGGGTCGTTCCATCTCTGCAGAGATCACAGAGTTGACGGGAATCACGAACGAAATGGTCGAAGGTCAACAGATTGATTGGACTGCCGTCCACTCTCTTTTTGAAGAAGCCAGCGTGGTGATCGCACACAATGCACGTTTCGATCGTCCCTTTATTGATCGCAAGGCGAAAATTTCCAGCGAGAAAATCTGGGCATGCACTGTAAAACAAATTTCTTGGAGCGACAAAGGTTTCACGAGTTCCAAGCTTGAACTTCTGAATATCTATCATGGCTTTTTTACGGACTCACATCGCGCGATCAACGACGTCGATGCTCTTCTTTATCTAATTAGTCTTCCGGATGCGGAAACACAAAAGCCTTATTTATTCGAGTTGTTAAATAACGCCCGCCGAACAATGACACAAGTTATTGCGAGTGCCGCTCCGTTTGAATCAAAAGATCATTTAAAAAGCCGCGGCTATAGCTGGGACAGCACCAATCGCTTCTGGGCGAAAACGATTTTTAAAGACGACGTTCACGGCGAATTAAAGTGGCTTGAGGAAACTGTTTATTGCGGGCCTTTTGGGGGCCTTACCCGCGATATAGCATTAAACGACGCATTTAAAACTTAGAAGATCAAAATAAATTTTATTCAAACAAAAGCGCTGACATCAGCGCTTTTTGTTTTTGCAGACTTGACGAATCTCACCGGGGACTCATGTTTACTATAATCCCCCGCCCTTTATTCGGGGAAAAAGTGAGGTACACATGTCTTACGTCTCTGGTTTTGTCCCAGTGATTCCTCTCAAGAACTCAGTTTTGTTTCCTGACATTAGTATGCCCTTACGAGTCGGAAGAGAACGAAGCATCTCTGCGTTGCAGAAAGCCTTGCGAGAAACCCAGTGGATTGTGTTGTTAACACAAAAAAATCCTCAAGCGACGGTAGAAAAATTTGAAGATCTTTATCAAATAGGAACACTTGCTAAAGTCGAGTCGTTCCGAATGGATGAAGATGGAAGTTACAGTATTTTTGTCAAAGCACGCCAGCGTGTGCAGGTGGTGCAACACAAAATTACGGATGGTTTTTTCGAAGTGCAAACGGAAGCCTTGGAAGATCGCGGTTATCTGGATAAGAAAACCGAGGAAGCTCTTTTGGAAAGTCTGCACGAACTTGCGGAAGATCTGTTGGATCAACTTCCCGGCAATACGAAACAAGTCAAAGATGTTCTGAATGAAATTGAGGATTTGCAAACGCTTGTAAATATGTGCGCGGCTTATGCGGATATTTCCCCGATTGAAAAGCAGGAGCTTTTGGAAACTGTCGTTCTAAAAGATCGTGCTTTGAAATTATTGGATCGCCTGCAAGATCTTAAAGAACGATTGAAAATTCAAAAAGGCATTCGCGATAAACTCAACGAGTCCTTCCAGCAAACGCAAAAAGAAAGTATTTTGCGCGAGCAAATGCGCGTGATCCGCGAAGAGCTTGGCGAAGGAGAAGGCGAAGATCTTTTCAAAAAATTCAAGGACCGCATCGACAAGGCCGGAATGCCGCAAGAAGCTTTGGATTTAGCACGCACACAGCTAAAACGTCTTGAGACAATCAATGCCGCTTCTCCTGAATATCAGATGATTCGCACGCATCTAGAATTGATGCTGGATCTGCCGTGGTCTAAATCTTCCGCGCAAAAAGAAATCGATTTGGATGCTGCGGAAAGAATTTTGAATGAAGACCACTATGGACTTGAGAAGATCAAAAAACGCATTCTGC
This region of Bdellovibrio sp. 22V genomic DNA includes:
- a CDS encoding serine protease, translating into MHKLHALLGLLLFQMLGCGLDPATGIIEKTPSQSAVIYGTDSLVEVDLETPNASVSVALTSQSVATEYLVGNSVATVSELYGRHPLSWTDQPAVAHCSGVLIKDDVVLTAAHCLRFAPCKETVFLFNFQSSKTEDVISRTCAEVIAQENAEDLDYALLRLSAPILGTSVRISNSSPKLKGKIYTLGYPLGAFKKKAEGQILSLDRNIVLSDLDVFAGNSGSPVFSSETHELLGILVGGESDFVSSEKNPDQLVLKVCGAADCLGEKIIPIQKVFKNL
- a CDS encoding uracil-DNA glycosylase family protein gives rise to the protein MSKVRKLASIQKQIRECRSCPQMCGSPVHGAPVDSAVFLIGQAPGPHEARFAKPWAYTAGKTLFKWLAQGGVTEEDVRERVYIGAVARCFPGKSPSGHGDREPSAAEIAQCRRHLQKEIGILKPKLVIAVGRLAISEVLGPEVFSKKSTLNDVVGKPLKARFHGEDVEVIALPHPSGASSWPHTEPGKTKLAQALRKLFKHPEWQNCFIRDSDS
- a CDS encoding type 1 glutamine amidotransferase domain-containing protein gives rise to the protein MAQLSEKKVAILATDGFEKAELLDPKKALEQAGAEVTVISLKSGQIKSWSEGNWSDPIQVDLTLDKARPENFDALMLPGGVINPDKLRMEPKAVEFVRSFVDSGKPIAAICHGPQTLINAEGVEGRRMTSWPSLRADLENAGAEWVDEEVVTDQGLVTSRKPADIPAFNRKMIEEFAEGRHQTPQSKAARAEQRPRH
- a CDS encoding 3'-5' exonuclease, which gives rise to MAFRWLGKSADGKTVTLHKLEGCPVTPPTYSVPAWIEMNADIVRTGIVLDVETTGLNQAEDAIIEIGIRQFLFNRNTGEILGLGKSYSSFQDPGRSISAEITELTGITNEMVEGQQIDWTAVHSLFEEASVVIAHNARFDRPFIDRKAKISSEKIWACTVKQISWSDKGFTSSKLELLNIYHGFFTDSHRAINDVDALLYLISLPDAETQKPYLFELLNNARRTMTQVIASAAPFESKDHLKSRGYSWDSTNRFWAKTIFKDDVHGELKWLEETVYCGPFGGLTRDIALNDAFKT